The Deltaproteobacteria bacterium genome contains the following window.
AGACAAATCTTGAATATTACAATTTCCTGATCCAAAAGAAATTCGGGGACAAAGGGCTGGAAGAGGGGCCGATCTTTGAAAACTACATGGGCTACGCCGAGCGGATCCGGGGATGGGCCGACGATGTCTCGTTGCGGCTTCGGGAGTCGATGAAGCGGGGAGAAAATATCCTGTGTGAAGGAGCACAGGGGACCCATCTCGACATCGATCACGGGACCTATCCCTTTGTGACCTCTTCCAATCCCACGGCCGGCGGAGCCTGTACGGGACTCGGTTTCGGACCTACCGAGGTGGACCATGTCCTCGCGATCGTCAAGGCCTATACAACCCGTGTCGGCAGCGGTCCCTTCCCGACGGAACAGGAGGGAACATCCGGAGAAGAGTTCCGGCGTGTCGGTCGGGAATTCGGGGCATCCACCGGACGGCCAAGACGATGCGGCTGGTTTGACGCTCTCCTGGTCCGTTATTCCGTCCGAATCAACTCGTTGACCTCCGGCGCCCTGACCAAACTTGATGTTTTGGACGGTTTTGATCCGATCCGCATCTGTACCGGATACAAATACAAAAACTCCCTCCTGACGGAATTTCCTACAGAGCTTTCCGTTCTGGAGGAGTGCAAACCCGTGTACGAAGAACTCCCCGGATGGAAGAAAAATACGATCGGCACAAAATTCATCACCGACCTGCCCGTCCGGGCCCGGGAGTATATCCGGAGACTGGAGGATCTCATTGAGATTCCCTTCTCCATCGTCTCCACCGGCCCGAAGCGGGAGGAGACCATCATGATGAACAATCC
Protein-coding sequences here:
- a CDS encoding adenylosuccinate synthase — encoded protein: MATLVVVGSQWGDEGKGKIVDLLTEDAALVARFQGGHNAGHTVVIGDEEHILHLIPSGILHPDKACAIGNGVVINPAALIEEVKKLEEKGCTVDGRFHVSKNAHLIMPYHMALEIGNEKALGTARIGTTGRGIGPAYTDKMARCGMRVSDLLHPDLFREKLKTNLEYYNFLIQKKFGDKGLEEGPIFENYMGYAERIRGWADDVSLRLRESMKRGENILCEGAQGTHLDIDHGTYPFVTSSNPTAGGACTGLGFGPTEVDHVLAIVKAYTTRVGSGPFPTEQEGTSGEEFRRVGREFGASTGRPRRCGWFDALLVRYSVRINSLTSGALTKLDVLDGFDPIRICTGYKYKNSLLTEFPTELSVLEECKPVYEELPGWKKNTIGTKFITDLPVRAREYIRRLEDLIEIPFSIVSTGPKREETIMMNNPYRQG